A region of the Campylobacter subantarcticus LMG 24377 genome:
AGATGAAGTTGGTTTAAATATCAACGAGGCTAGTTTAAAAAATTTAAGTTCAGGTGAGATCAATCGTTTAAGACTTTCATTTATTGCCACTGAATGCAATATAACAAATAAAGCTAGCGGAATAATTTTTCTAGATGAAATTGATGCAAACTTAAGCGGTAAAGAAGCAATGAGTATTGCTGAAGTACTAAAAGAACTTGCGTGTTTTTATCAAATTTTTGCCATTTCACATTTACCACAGCTTTCATCAAAAGCAAGTAATCATTTTTTAGTGGAAAAAATAGGTGATGAAAGTAGAGTGAGAAAAATTGAAAAAGAAGAGAGGGTAAGAGAGCTTGCTAGAATGGTAAGCGGAGAAAATATTACCCAAGAAGCTTTAGAATTTACTAGAACTTTACTTTAAAAACAAAAAGTAAATTTCTATATGCTATAATTATAATTTTAAGTCATAAAGAGGTTAGCTATGGAAGAAAAAATTTTAATTATTGATGATAATAAAATGCTTACAAAACTTTTAGCAAAAAAAGTAGAGAGTACCTTAGGTTTAAAAGTAGATGTTGCTTTTGATATGAATAGTGCTAAAGAATTAGTAAAGAATAATTATTTTATGGCTTTTGTGGATCTTTGTTTGCCAGATGCTCCTAATGGAGAAGTGGTGGATGTGATATTAGAAAAAAATATCCCTGCTATTGTTCTTACAGGAAGTAGCGATGGGCAAACACGTAAAAAATTTATGGAAAAAGACATCATAGGTTATATTCAAAAAGAGAGCGAAAGCTGTATCGATGAGATGTTAAGTTCTATTAGAATGTTGCAAAAAAACAATAAAACTAAAATTATTCTAGCAATTGCTAATGTGACTTTACGTGCAGAAATGAAAAAAAATCTAAATAACCAACTTTTTAACGTTTTAGCAGCAGCACATGGAGAAGAAGCTTTGAGTTATCTTAGTGACAATCCTGATACTAGATTGGTTATTTGTGATGCGACTATGCCAGTAATTAATGGAGAAGATTTGCTTGTTGAAATTCGCTCAAAGTACTCCAAAATAGAACTTGGTGTGATTATGGTTGGAGATAAAGATGATGCTTTAGAAGCAAGAGCTTTTAGAAAAGGCGTGAATGATTATGTTATTAGACCTTTTCAAAAAGAATCACTCAATTGTAGGGTAAATAACTGCTTAGACTATATGCAAAAATGTGTTTTATTAGATGAATATAGTTTGGGTAAGGATTTATTAACCGGACTTGATGATTATGCTAGCTTTGAAAAAAGATTTTTAGACTATTTAGAAGATATGCAAGAGAGTGAAGAATTAGCATTAGCTTTGATAGATATTGATAATTTGGCGACTATTAATTATGAGTTAAGTTATGATTGTGGTGATGGTGTGATTAAATATACTGCCAAAAAAATCAAGGATCAAATTCGCGGTATGGACTTGGCTACAAAAATCGAAGATGGTAAATTTTATGTACTTTTGAAAAATACGGGCAATAAAGAAGCACTAAAAGCTTTTTCAAATATTAGAGTTAACATTGCTAAAGAAAGCGTATTGATAACACTAGATGAAGTAGATTATAGTGTTTCTGTGGGTGTTGCTTTTGGAGGTAAATCTAGTCAAATGCAAGAACTATTAAACAATGCCCAAAAAGCTTTGGATTTAGCAAAGGCAAATGGAAAAAATAGGGTAGAGGTATGTTTTTAGATTGTGATTTTTCTGAAAAAATCATAGACACGCATTGTCATTTAGACAGCCAAGCTTATTTTGGGTGTTTAAATGAAATGCTCAATCATGCCTTTGATAATGGAATAGATAAAATCATTATACCAGGTGCAGATATTAAGGATCTACCAAGAGCAAGGGAGATTGCACATCGTTATAAAAAGGTGTTTTTTTCTTGCGGGGTGCATCCTTATGATATTGATGATTTTGATTTAGATATTTTGAAAGAATTTATTAACGATAAAAAATGTATCGCGGTTGGTGAATGCGGGCTTGATTATTATCGTTTAAATGCTGATGATGAGGCGGTAAAGGCAAAACAAAAAGAAGTTTTTATCGCTCAAATACAGCTAGCTATTGAATACAAAAAACCACTGATTGTACATGTGCGTGATGCAAATGAAGATAGTTATAAGATATTAAAAAATTATGTAAAAGATTTACAAGGCGGTGTTTTACACTGCTTTAATGCAAGTGAGCTTTTGCTTTCATTGGCAGATGATGGGTTTTATTTTGGTATAGGTGGGGTTTTAACCTTTAAAAACGCTAAAAAGCTTGTAGAAATTTTACCTAAGATACCAAAAGAAAAGCTTGTTTTAGAAACAGATGGTCCATA
Encoded here:
- a CDS encoding response regulator gives rise to the protein MEEKILIIDDNKMLTKLLAKKVESTLGLKVDVAFDMNSAKELVKNNYFMAFVDLCLPDAPNGEVVDVILEKNIPAIVLTGSSDGQTRKKFMEKDIIGYIQKESESCIDEMLSSIRMLQKNNKTKIILAIANVTLRAEMKKNLNNQLFNVLAAAHGEEALSYLSDNPDTRLVICDATMPVINGEDLLVEIRSKYSKIELGVIMVGDKDDALEARAFRKGVNDYVIRPFQKESLNCRVNNCLDYMQKCVLLDEYSLGKDLLTGLDDYASFEKRFLDYLEDMQESEELALALIDIDNLATINYELSYDCGDGVIKYTAKKIKDQIRGMDLATKIEDGKFYVLLKNTGNKEALKAFSNIRVNIAKESVLITLDEVDYSVSVGVAFGGKSSQMQELLNNAQKALDLAKANGKNRVEVCF
- a CDS encoding TatD family hydrolase; translation: MFLDCDFSEKIIDTHCHLDSQAYFGCLNEMLNHAFDNGIDKIIIPGADIKDLPRAREIAHRYKKVFFSCGVHPYDIDDFDLDILKEFINDKKCIAVGECGLDYYRLNADDEAVKAKQKEVFIAQIQLAIEYKKPLIVHVRDANEDSYKILKNYVKDLQGGVLHCFNASELLLSLADDGFYFGIGGVLTFKNAKKLVEILPKIPKEKLVLETDGPYLTPEPHRGKVNDPILTHFVAQKIADLLNLSKSEIIKLTNLNANRLFFQGL